GGTGCGTGACGCTGAACGCACGGGCTATCGGCTCAAAGACTTTTTGAAATCGCTCGACATCAGTATTCTCGAAGAAATTGAGCTACCTCTGACTCAGGAGTCTGAAGAATCTGAAAAAGAAAAGCAAGTTCAAGACACAGCGGCACCTGCAAGACGCAAGACGAGCACACGCACACAGACAGCAAAAGCAAGCACAAAGAAAGCAACAAAAGCGAAAGCTGCACCTGCACCCACTGAGACCAAACCGAAGCGTGGACGCCAAGCAAAGCCTGAACTGACAACAGATAGTCTCCAAACAAACGGCGCTGACACATCAGCAGAAGTTGTAGCACCTAAAAAATCCACGATAACTCAGGCAAAAACGACAGCGCAATCGACGCCCACACCTGCAGCAACAGAAGCGCTGCGGGCTCGTACGCTCAAAGTGAGTGCGAAAAAAACAAGTAAAACACCGACGCCGAGTGCAACTGCAGCGCCGAAACCAAGTGCAAGTGAGCGCGCCAAAGTTGCTCCAAAGAAGAGTGCTAAAACACCTCAAGGGGCTCAACTGCTTTCACCTGAACTTAAAGCTAAGCGCGCATCAGCATCAGGCACGAAAAAGAAAGTTGCAGCGGTCAGTGCAAAAAAGCTATTGCAAACGTCATCAAACAAAACCGTAGATGAAAAGCGCAGAAGCAAAACCAAAAAGAGCAAGTAGAACACTACGCGACCTCTATCCCCCAATCGTGCCGTATCGCACAGGATTTTTGCAAGTCTCAGAGATGCATCGCATTTATTATGAAGAAGTAGGTAATCCCAAAGGCAAGCCTGTTGTTTTTTTGCACGGCGGACCCGGTGGTGGTATTGAGCCGCAGCATCGACAGTATTTTAATCCGAAAAAATGGCGCGTAGTGCTCTTCGACCAGCGCGGTTGTGGCAAAAGTACACCGTTTGCTGAACTGCGTGAAAACACCACATGGGATTTGGTAGCTGACATTGAGCGACTGCGTGAGCAGCTTGGCATAGAGAAGTGGACGGTCTTTGGCGGCAGTTGGGGCAGCACACTTGCTTTAGCCTATTCGGAAACATATCCCAATCGTTGCGCCGGATTGATTTTGCGAGGCATTTTTCTTTTGCGCCAAAAAGAAGTGCACTGGTTTTATCAAGAAGGTGCAAATTATTTTTTCCCTGATGCATGGGAGCATTACCTTGAACCGATTCCACCCAAAGAGCGCGGAGATATGATTGCGGCTTACTACAAGCGCTTGACAAGCCCTAACGCTGCAACACGTCTTCGCGCGGCGAAAGCATGGAGTGTGTGGGAAGGGACGCTAAGCAAATTGCAAGCTGACCCTAAACACATTGCACGCTTTGCGGCAGACAACTTCGCTGTGGCTTTCGCACGCATTGAATGCCACTACTTCATCAACAAGGGCTTCTTTGAGCACGATGATGAACTGCTACGACGCGCAAAGCGTATTGCGCACTTGCCTACAATTATTGTTCAGGGACGCTACGATGTAATTTGTCCGCCGATTTCCGCGTGGGAACTGCATAAAGCCTTGCCAAAGTCTGAACTCATTATAGTCCCGCAGGCAGGGCATGCGGCCAGTGAAGTGGGTATACGCAGCGCACTGGTTCAAGCCACTGATCGTTTCGCGCGATTGTAGTAAGACCGTTCCGCTCAAAACTTGAAGACTACGCCATGGCAAGTTGGCGAAGTTCAAGTTCCATATCGATAATCTGCTTGATATTGTGGAGAAACCAGCGATCGATTTTTGTAGCGTGATAGACTTCATCGACGCTTGCGCCTGCAAGCATAGCATAACGGATGTAAAAAATGCGGTCAGAAGTGGAGATTTTAATGCGCTCCAAGAAGTTGCTTTTAGCCGCTCGCTTTTCCTCTTCCGAAAGTGAGAGCACATCATATTTATCTTTGCCATCGGCACCTAAGCCTGCTCTGCCAATCTCCAACGAACGCAAGGCTTTCTGCAAGGCTTCTTTGAAAGTGCGTCCAAACGCCATCGCTTCACCGACCGATTTCATCTGAATGCCTAAGCGATCTTCCACATTGCGGAACTTCTCAAAATCCCAACGCGGGATTTTCACGACACAGTAGTCAAGAGCAGGTTCAAATGACGCAGGTGTGGTTTTGGTAATATCATTTTGGATTTCATCGAGCCGATAGCCGACGGCAAGTTTAGCGGCAACTTTTGCAATAGGAAAACCGGTAGCTTTCGAAGCCAGTGCAGAGGAGCGCGAGACGCGCGGATTCATTTCAATGACAATCATTCTACCCGTTTCGGGATGCACCGCAAATTGAATGTTTGAGCCGCCAGTCTCCACACCAATTTCACGAATGATTTTAATTGCAGCATCGCGCATGGCTTGATACTGCTTATCGGTCAGCGTTTGTGCAGGGGCAACCGTAATGCTATCGCCTGTGTGCACACCCATTGGGTCAAAGTTCTCAATCGAGCAGACGATGATGACATTGTCGGCAAGGTCGCGAATGACTTCTAATTCGTATTCTTTCCAGCCAACGATAGATTCTTCTACCAAGACCTCGCGAATCGGACTTGCTGAAAGTCCTCGTCGGACAATATCGAAATACTCTTGCTCGGTATCTGCAATGCCGCCGCCTGTCCCACCAAGTGTGAAAGAAGGACGCACGACAAGCGGCAATCCTAACTGCTTCAATGCCAATTCAGCCTCAGATTCGCTGCGCACGAAAATCCCACGCGGGACTTCCAAGCCAATTTTTTTCATGGCATCAGCAAAGAGTTCGCGGTTTTCAGCTTTGCGAATCGCGCGCAGTTTAGCCCCAATGAGTTCAACGCCATTGCGCTCTAACTCACCAGATTCAGCAAGCTGAACCGCAACATTGAGCGCCGTTTGACCACCCATCGTGGGCAGAAGCGCATCGGGTTTTCGCGCTCAATAACTTTAAGCACATATTCAGGTGTGATTGGCTCAATGTAGGTACGGTCTGCAACATCTACATCGGTCATAATCGTAGCCGGGTTAGAATTGACCAAGATGATGCGATAGCCTTCACTGCGCAAGGCGCGGCAGGCTTGTGTACCCGAATAATCAAATTCGCAGGCTTGTCCAATAACGATGGGACCTGCGCCAATGATGAGAATGGATTTAATGTCTTTGCGTTTTGGCACAGCGGGTTTAGCTTAATGACGGATTTGGTAAAACTTTCATAAATTGCAAAATACAAAAGCGTGAGCAATTCACAGTATGATAAGAGCCATGCGCACCGTAGTTAATGTGCAAAGTGGAACAGTTTCTTGCGTATTTGTTGTGCTGAAAGCGGAGCAGTAGAGCTGACTTCAAGCACATCTACAAAGCGCTGCTGAGAGCCAACTTTACCTGTAAGTTTAAGCACTTTACTTTTGCGTCGGACAAGCATCATAATCGGTGCGCCTGCCTTCAGACCTTTCTGTGAAAAGATTTTTTCGAGCAATGCACCTGCCCGACTTGTGTCTGAATCGTCAATGGCTAAAATTTCATCATTGATCTTTAAGCCCATGCGTTCTGCCGCCGATTCAGGCAAGACCGAAGCGACCTTAAGCGCCCCACTGGAATCAGGCTGAATAAAATAGCCCATTTGTGCAATAGCTTGCTTGCGCTTGCCGTAGTGCAGCCCAGCTTTAGCAAAGTAGGTATGAAGCGGCAACGTATCGTTTCCTGCAATGAAGCGCTGGTAAAACGGTTGAATATCGACTTCTGAAAGTCGTGAGAGAATCGTAACAAGTGAGTCATCATGATAAGGCTTGCGTGGTTTGCCATACTCTGCGTTGAGTTTGAGCAAAAGCTCATCGGTGCCATGCTGAAGCGGGTGATGGGTACGCAAATGAATATCAAGCAGCATCGCAACAAGGGTGCCACGCACATAGAATGGAATAATCTCTGAAGGGTCTGCAATTTTGGCAAGGCGGCGGCTTAGTGCAACCAGACTTTCCTTGCTGCTGCCAAGTGGCGATTGCATCAAGCGAATTCGCTCCAAGAGATTCTGTAAAAACATATCTACAGAAATAATGCCTGCCTTGACCATCAACAGTTCAGCATAGTAATCCGTCATGCCTTCGACGAACCAAATTGTGGAGGTGTGTATCGGCGTCTGATAATCAAAGGGTCCTAAAAGATGGCTATGAATACGCTTCGGATTCCAAAGGTGAAAAAACTCGTGGCTAATGGTGGTGGCAATTGGGTCAAAGCGGGCATTATTCCAATCAAAGAGCGGCATATAATATGCCGAAGAATGTTGATGCTCGAGTGCGCCGAACTGTATGAAAAATTTGGGACGTGCGAAGCGAAAAAGAAACAAGTACTTCTCATAAGGTAATTCTCCGAAAAATGATGGTGCGCAAGCACAATTTCTTTGATGACAGCAATAAGACTATCGGGCTGTGGCGCACTGTCCGCATCAATAATCACACTATGCGGTTTGTTCAAGATCGTAAAGTCATAGCGGTGAAACCTGCCAAGCATAACAGGTGAATCGACAAGTTCGTCATAGTTTTTTGCGCGTGCCGTCAGTGAGTGAGGGGCGGTCTCAATTGCGCATGCCATCTGCCAGCCTTCAGGTAAGCGGTAGTGCACAAGGCACGGCAAATGTTTGTAGCCTTGCAAGTATCCGAAGATATTGGTAGCGTTGAAGTAACCGCGTGCATCATTGAGTTCGGTAGTTTCAGGGTAGAGCAAATCTGGGCGTTGCATTTCTGCAACACGATACTCAAGGCGAGCTAGTTGGTGCGCAGGGCGTATTTTCCATGAATTTGTATCGAGCTGTTTAACTTCTAGGCGGTTGCCACTGCGGTCGAATGCCGTCAGTGCCGTGATGTATTGACCGTACTGTGTAAATTGATAAGCGCCGGGTGCCCAAGCAGGAATTGAGAAAATTTCTTCTTCGCCAAGCGAGAGTCTCTCAAAAGAAAATGTGATAGCAAACTCACCGCGTGCGGGCTGAGTGGCATCTACGGTGTAAATAAATTGCGGAAGTGTGTCGCGTTCTGTGGCACTTTCGCTAGTGCGGCAGCCTTGCCAAAGCATGGCAGAAAGACCTATCACCAGCAGAAGCAAACCCAATAGACGCAGTTGTAACATTGGACAGACTTGTTTTGCAAGAGAAATTACAAAATCAAGGCGTGGTATGCTGTGAGAAGCTTTGCAAAATCCATAACTTTCGCAAGCTAAACCGTGGAGAAAAAACTATGAAGCAGTTTGCCGTTATCGTCTCATCGCACGGGGAAGTGGAAACGCCTCGCTTTTCTGCCTACCGTGACCAAATTCGACACATTTTTCACCATGCATCTGCCTACATGCACATTCCGAAACTGGCAATGAACATCATTCCAGTCTTCGGTGGCGCTATGATGCTAATGAAGCATAAGACCACAGGCTATATCTCACCTTACAACGCCATTACACGAAAGCAAGCTGAAAAACTGCGTGAGCATCTTAGCGCGCTTGTCTCAAATGCACCCTTCACGCTCGATGTCTTTACGACATTTGAAACCACCCCACCTTATACCGAAGAAGCAATGGCAGAGGCAATGCAAAAATATCACGGTGTGATTGTGCTGGTCATGAACCCGATTGATGGCGAACTTTCGTGCGGCACACTGTGCAAGTTTGCGCTAAAGGAGTTTTCAGCACAAGAGCTAGCTAAACTAACGGTGCTGGGCGGCTTGTGGCGCGATGAAGAACTTGCACAAACGTATTGCGAGCATATCATTGAGCAAGCACAGCGCGTAAAGATTGAAGGCAAAGCAGGCTTAGCTCTCATCATGCATGGCACTGTACTTGCGCGCAAAGATGGCACACCAGTTTCGTTCCGCAATGGACTTAAAGAAACAGAAGCGTTTTATGCACGATTACATGCTTTACTCAGCGCCGACAAGCGACACCATTTTTCCGAAATTGCCGTCGGTTACCTCAATCATGCCGTAGGTGGCAAGTGGACAACGCCAACGTTCAAAGAAACTGTTGAGCACTTCAAAAAGCGCGGCGTGGAAACCATGATGGCTTTTGCAAGCGGTTACTTTGCTGATAGCAGCGAAACACAGCATGCCGCTGAAGACATGCTGAAAGCAGGCTTTAAGCAAGCCTACTACATTCCGTGTGTCAATGCCTCCGATGCGTTTGCAAGCTATCTGGCAAGACGCGTCAGTCGTGCAGCACATGCGTTGCTCAAACGCCAAGAAATGTATGAGCCGCACGTCAAGCAAGAGACAGCGAAGTTGTCTTCATATCCTCGATAAAGCAAAGGGCTCAGAGTGTAACGCTGAGTGTAACCGAGAAATAGAAAATCTCATTCTTGGGCTCGCTCACTGCGCTGAACGTGCGAGGCATGCTAATAGGCGACGGTTGAATTTCAAGGACATAGCTGGGCGTATTGAGTGGAAAGACAAGATGTGCTGCAGGTGAGAGGCTAAAACTCCCAAATGCATAACTAAGCGAGAGCGAAAGTGAGGCGCTAAGCGGAGAAAATGAACCCGTAACGAGTTCTTGACGCATAAGCAAATTGCGCCGCTGGTCGCGTAAGGCAGTGCGTTGCAGCATTGGTTGTGCGCTGGTCAAACGAATCGTGTAGCGTGGCAGCGTGCCGAAGTCAAAAGTTGCGCTGGGTGAAATGAAAAGAATCCCACCAAAGAATTGCTCCAAGCTAAATGTGCGTGAAAGACTTAGCGTAAGGAAAAGGCTATTGAGTGTGCGTGAAAATCCATAGTTAAAGCTTACGCTGGGCGTCAGAATCGGATTGGTGTAGGTAAGATAGGTACCCAGATTGTCAGAAATGATGGAACTAAACTGCACGCTTGTAGGACTGAAAAAATAGCGTGAGTAGTTAGCTCCAACTAAAAGCGCCTCAAAAAAAGTCTGCTCTGCACCGATGCTTAAGGTGAATTGATCAAAGAACTGTGATTGTCCAAAAAGTCCAACTGCTTCTACACTGCCCCAGATGCCGATGGGATGGGTGTAGGTTGCAGAAAAAAACATGGCGCCAGCGCTGACGATGTCGGAGTCGTTGCGCGTGCTAAGGTTTTGCTGAAGACCATACCACACTGATTGGCTATTGAATGAAGCGCTGAAATACAGTCCGATTGGCGTAGGGATATCGGGCAAGAGCACATCGCTTTCATCAGGTGTGGCATTGCGTCTGGCTTTGGCAGTGTGTGATATTCCCATTTCTGAAATGGCTACCAAATCCTCGATATATTGAGAGAGTGTGGCAGTGTGTTGCTTGAGCTGTGCTTCCAAATCGCGTTGAAATTGCTCTATATGATGAAATTCAGCAAGTTTTGCTTTCTCAAGTGCAATTTTCTGGCTATCGGGCGCAAGGGCGCGGAGCGTGTTCTGAAAGATTTGCAGTCGGGCGTACTGCTCGGCACGAAACGCAGTTGAAGCAGAATCAAGTGAGGCGCTCATCTCGGAGGCTTTGCGTTTGATAAAGCGCTGTAGACTTGGTTCCGTGATGCGCGTGGCGCGCTCTAAGATAGCATTTTCAAACTTCTTCCACTCTGTTAAAAGCTCAACGCTGATTCTTGCCGATTCTTCAATGAAGGGCAGCAGCGATGGCAAAAGCTCGCGCGAAAATGATGCTGTTTTTGAGGTATCGGAAAGCGTTGGGAAGTGTTGTGCAGGCAGCGTAGAAAGGTTCAAGCCAAAGACAAAAGGTATCAAAAAAGCTCGAAAAACTTTCGTCATAATTTACAGGTTTGAAAAATTACAAGTTTCAATAGTATTCGTGTCAATTCAGGCGCGTGAATATCATAAGACATCAGAAAAATGAAAAAAGAATCGGTTTGGGATTACCCGCGTCCACCACGGCTTGAGCCGACCGCACGGCGGCTGCGCGTGGTCTTTGCAGGCAAAACAATTGCCGATACAACCAGAGGACTGCGCATTTTGGAAACCAGTCACCCACCCACCTACTACATTCCAATTTCAGATATCGATATGAACTGCCTGAAGGCTTCGATGCATCGATCGTGGTGTGAGTTTAAAGGTGCCGCGATGTACTGGAATCTTGAATTTGGCAATTGTCTTTCGCCCAATGCCGCGTGGAGTTATCCGAATCCGATGCCAAACTATGCGGCACTCAAAGATCATCTTGCTTTCTACGCCAGCCGTGTCGATGCATGCTATGTGGATGATGAAAAAGTCAGTGCACAGGAAGGTGATTTCTACGGCGGCTGGATTACAAGTGACCTTGTTGGACCCTTCAAAGGCGGCAAAGGCACATGGGGCTGGTAGGATGCAGCAGGCAGGAGAGGTCAAAATTTTTTGTGTAAATTCATAGCTGTTTTGCAAAGCAACATAAAGCAGTAAGAAGCAAAAACAACGCAATCAATTTATCAATTCTCAAATATGGAATTTTTCAATGAACTTCGGCACCTGATTGCACCTGAGACCATTGTCAAAGCAGGCTATGTGATTATGGCGCTGGTGATCTTTGCTGAAACGGGGTTGCTGGCAGGCTTTTTTCTGCCCGGTGATTCGCTGCTTGTTACTGCAGGTATTTTTGCAGCACGTGGCGATCTGGATCTTTTCTTTCTCAACGCACTGTTGATTGTTTGTGCAATTGTAGGCGATGCTACAGGTTACTTTATCGGACGGCGTGCAGGTGAAGCGCTCTGGCAACGACCAGACTCTCGATTCTTCAAACGCAAGTACGTAGAGCAGACACAAGCCTTCTACGATAAGCACGGCGGCAAGACGATTATCCTTGCACGCTTTGTGCCTATTGTTCGCACATTTGCACCGACTATGGCTGGCGTTGCCAAAATGGAATATCCAAAGTTTGCAGCTTTCAACATCTTTGGTGGCATATTCTGGGTGTTAAGCATGACGCTGGTAGGATATTTTCTTGGCAAACTTTTTCCAACAATCGCAAGAGAGATTGATAAAGTCATCATTGTGGTTATTGCGCTATCGCTTGTGCCAATTGCGTGGCATGCTCTTAAAGAGCGCTATTTTACGCCAGCGGTCGCAGGGGAGGGCAATGCAAAGCCTTAGAGCCTGCAGCTGAGCTGTCTCAGGCGTGGTGAAAAGGCGCAATCGTTCGCATGGAGTTTGGCGAAGATGACAGAAGAAATCAAAGTCGACATGCTGGTTATCGGCAGTGGAATTGCCGGGTTGTTCTTTGCGCTGAGAGCCGCGCGGTTAGGTAGTGTGCTGATTATTACGAAAAAAGAGCGCTCGGACTCTAACACCAACTGGGCGCAAGGCGGTATTGCGGCAGTGCTCTCCCCAGACGACAATTACGACCTACACATTGCTGATACACTCAATGCGGGAGCGGGGCTATGCAACCGTACGGCGGTTGAAGTTCTGGTCAAGGAGGGACCGGCGCATGTCAAGGAGCTTATCGAAATGGGCGTGCAATTTACGATGAAAAATGGCAAGCCAGACCTTGCCCGTGAAGGCGGGCATTCCAGACATCGCATTTTACACGCAGCAGATTTGACCGGACGCGAAATTGAGCGCGCCTTGCTTGCAAAAGTGGCAGAAAACCCCAATATCGAAATACTCGAGCATCATATTGCTATTGAACTTATCACAGAGCATCATCTGCGTAAAAAGACAAACGATATTACGTGCTACGGTGCCTATGCGCTGGATACGAAGAAACGACGCTTCAAGAAAATTCTTGCCAAATTCACCATGCTGGCGTCGGGCGGGTGCGGTCAAGTCTATCAGCATACCACCAATCCAGACATTGCGACAGGTGATGGCATAGCGATGGCGTATCGGGCGGGTGCAGAAATTCACAACATGGAGTTTATTCAATTTCATCCAACTGCACTCTATCACCCTAAAGCTAAGTCATTTCTTATCACTGAAGCCATACGCGGGTTTGGCGGCATCTTGCGCAATTCAAAAGGTGAAGCCTTTATGGCGCGCTACGATGCACGGCGAGACCTGGCGCCACGCGACATTGTGGCACGCGCAATCGACAGCGAAATGAAAAAGTTAGGTGATGAATGCGTTTATTTAGACATTACACACAAGCCAGCCGACCAAATCAAAGAGCACTTTCCAAATATCTATGAGCGCTGCTTGATGCTTGGCATTGATATCACACAAGAACTTATTCCTGTAGTGCCAGCAATGCATTATTCATGCGGCGGTGTGGCAACAGATCTCTATGGACGCACAACCATCAATCGACTGTATGCGTCAGGAGAGACGGCATCGACTGGCGTGCATGGTGCAAACCGTCTGGCAAGCAATTCGCTGCTAGAAGCCCTTGTCTTTTCACATCGTGCATATTTGGATATGTGTGAGAACATTAAGTCTGTCTCTAATAGCATTGAATTTCCTGACTGGGATGAAAGCGGCACCGAATCACCTGAAGAGTGGATTTTGATTTCGCATAATCGCAAAGAAGTCCAACAAGTCATGCACGACTATGTTGGCATTGTACGCAGTGATTTGCGCTTGGAGCGTGCTCGCCGACGCATTGAATTTCTCAAAGAAGAAACTGAAGCCTATTACAAGCGCACCAAAGTATCAGAAGGATTGCTTGAACTGCGAAATATCATCAAAGTCGCTAAACTCATCATTGAGAGTGCAATAAAGCGCCGTGAATCGCGTGGCTTGCACTACACGACCGATTATCCCTACTGCGATGACAAACATTATCTCTGCAATACAGTCTTGCGCTCATTTTAGTACTATTTTCTAAAAGCCGCGCACTACTCGTCAGGTTGAGAGGCTTGACGAGCTTGAAGTGCGGTACAAAGACCAAGTCGTGCTTTGCAGACTGGATTGTAGCGTTGGCACAAGTCGTAGATGTCTTCGAAATCGTAGTCAATCGTAAGTTCTTCGCCGGCTTGAATGTGGCGTGCGGCAACAAGGTAGAGTGAATTGGCGTCGCGCTCTACGACAAGTGCGTTGGGCTCGCAGCTGTGGTTGATGTAACGAATCTTCCCGCTTTGCGCCGTATCCAGATAACGATGCTCATCGAGATAGAAAATATAGACATTATCTTCTTCAGCTTCGCGCCGCATGCATTCGTCTGCATCAATGACTTCACCATCAATGACCATAATGATTTCGCCCTGCTGACAGGCTTTGAGCGTGAAAATGCCGTAGCCTTGAATCGGTGAGGGTTGAACGGCAATGTAATCGGGGTTGTGCAGAGCATCCTCTGGAAATTGCTGGGACATGGCAAATCACAAGTTAGCGAGTTTTTTGTATCTTTAAGGCTTAACAGTAAAGAAAAAACATCTGTGGCAAGCAAGAAAACGACAGGGTCTTCTAAGAAAACATCCAACCTTTCTTCTGAAAATCATCAAACTAATCGGCGTCCGCGCATCTTGGTAACGAACGACGATGGCATAGATGCCGAAGGCTTAGAGGTGCTGGCTAAAGTCATGAGTAAAATTGGTGATATTACGGTCGTTGCGCCTACGGCGCCGCAGAGCGGCATGAGCCATGCCATGACGTTAGGCAAACCGCTGCGCATCAAAAAAGCCTACAAGCATAAAAATTTTTGGATATGCTGTCTCAGGCACGCCAGTCGATTGTGTCAAAGCGGCACTGGCGCAGATTCTGACGGAAAAACCCGACTTGGTCGTCAGCGGCATCAATCACGGCAGCAATACTGCCATCAACATTCTATATTCAGGTACAGTTGCAGCTGCGCGTGAAGCCGCCATTGCAAAAATCCCCGCGATTGCTTTCTCGCTGACAACATACGGCAATCCAGATTTTAGATATGCCGCAAAATTTGCTAAGCAACTGGCGCTCAAAGTCTTAAAGCACGGCTTACCTGCAGAAACCCTGCTTACGGTCAATATCCCCAACTTGCCTGAAGATAAAATCAAAGGTGTGGCAATCACGCAGCAAGGCAAATCACGCTGGCACGAGACCATGATTGAGCGCGCAGATGCCTATGGCGAGCCCTATTACTGGCTGCGCGGCGAAATGGTGTTGCACGACGATAGTCTCGAAGATGATGAGTTTGCAATCCGCAATGACTATGTCTCGGTAACGCCAATTTCCTTTGACCAAACCAACTATGCTTTTCTTGAGACTGTGCGAACATGGAATCTGAAAAAGTAAATGACCATCTCTATTCCTTATTCAGCGTTTAGTGGCGTGCATCGCCCATTTAACGCCCTTTTCTTGGAC
This DNA window, taken from [Chlorobium] sp. 445, encodes the following:
- the pip gene encoding prolyl aminopeptidase — protein: MKSAEAKPKRASRTLRDLYPPIVPYRTGFLQVSEMHRIYYEEVGNPKGKPVVFLHGGPGGGIEPQHRQYFNPKKWRVVLFDQRGCGKSTPFAELRENTTWDLVADIERLREQLGIEKWTVFGGSWGSTLALAYSETYPNRCAGLILRGIFLLRQKEVHWFYQEGANYFFPDAWEHYLEPIPPKERGDMIAAYYKRLTSPNAATRLRAAKAWSVWEGTLSKLQADPKHIARFAADNFAVAFARIECHYFINKGFFEHDDELLRRAKRIAHLPTIIVQGRYDVICPPISAWELHKALPKSELIIVPQAGHAASEVGIRSALVQATDRFARL
- a CDS encoding L-aspartate oxidase; this translates as MTEEIKVDMLVIGSGIAGLFFALRAARLGSVLIITKKERSDSNTNWAQGGIAAVLSPDDNYDLHIADTLNAGAGLCNRTAVEVLVKEGPAHVKELIEMGVQFTMKNGKPDLAREGGHSRHRILHAADLTGREIERALLAKVAENPNIEILEHHIAIELITEHHLRKKTNDITCYGAYALDTKKRRFKKILAKFTMLASGGCGQVYQHTTNPDIATGDGIAMAYRAGAEIHNMEFIQFHPTALYHPKAKSFLITEAIRGFGGILRNSKGEAFMARYDARRDLAPRDIVARAIDSEMKKLGDECVYLDITHKPADQIKEHFPNIYERCLMLGIDITQELIPVVPAMHYSCGGVATDLYGRTTINRLYASGETASTGVHGANRLASNSLLEALVFSHRAYLDMCENIKSVSNSIEFPDWDESGTESPEEWILISHNRKEVQQVMHDYVGIVRSDLRLERARRRIEFLKEETEAYYKRTKVSEGLLELRNIIKVAKLIIESAIKRRESRGLHYTTDYPYCDDKHYLCNTVLRSF